A single window of Bos javanicus breed banteng chromosome 19, ARS-OSU_banteng_1.0, whole genome shotgun sequence DNA harbors:
- the LOC133231577 gene encoding olfactory receptor 1D5-like: MLVLMLQTAGKMHGSNQSGVSDFLLLGISESPEEQQILFWMFLSMYLVTVMGNLLIILAISFDSHLHTPMYLFLANLSFTDLFFVTNTIPKTLVNLQSQDKAISYTGCLTQLYFLVCLVTLDNLILATMAYDRYVAICRPLRYITAMSPGLCVLLLTLCWALSVLYGLFLTLLMTKVTFCGPRRIHYIFCEMYVLLRLACSNTQMIHTVQITTGCFIFFTPLGVMVMSYVWIVRAILRIPSASSKYKAFSTCGSHLAVVSLFYGTLSMVYLQPLKAHSMKDSVATVMYAVVTPMMNPFIYSLRNKDMHGALGRLLLGKAFQRLIGRKLRH, encoded by the coding sequence ATGTTGGTACTGATGTTGCAGACAGCTGGGAAAATGCATGGCAGCAACCAAAGTGGGGTCTCTGacttcctactcctggggatctcgGAGAGTCCTGAAGAGCAGCAAATCCTGTTTTGGATGTTCCTGTCCATGTATCTGGTCACAGTAATGGGAAACTTGCTCATCATCTTGGCCATCAGCTTTGATTCCCACCTACACACTCCCATGTACTTATTCTTGGCCAACCTCTCCTTCACCGACCTCTTCTTTGTCACCAATACGATCCCCAAGACATTGGTGAACCTTCAGTCCCAGGACAAAGCCATCTCATACACGGGGTGTCTGACCCAGCTCTACTTCCTGGTCTGCTTGGTGACCCTGGACAACCTCATCCTGGCCACGATGGcatatgaccgctatgtggccatctgccgCCCTCTCCGCTACATCACAGCCATGAGCCCTGGGCTCTGCGTTTTGCTCCTCACCTTGTGTTGGGCCCTCTCTGTCCTGTACGGTCTCTTTCTCACCCTCCTCATGACCAAGGTGACCTTCTGTGGGCCCCGGAGAATCCACTACATCTTCTGTGAGATGTACGTCCTGCTGAGGCTCGCCTGTTCCAATACCCAGATGATTCATACAGTGCAGATTACCACAGGTTGCTTCATCTTCTTCACCCCCTTAGGAGTCATGGTCATGTCCTATGTCTGGATTGTCCGAGCCATCCTCCGAATACCATCAGCTTCCAGCAAATACAAAGCTttctccacctgtggctcccacTTGGCTGTGGTCTCCCTCTTCTATGGGACACTTAGTATGGTATATCTGCAGCCCCTTAAAGCCCACTCCATGAAGGACTCAGTAGCCACAGTGATGTATGCTGTGGTGACCCCCATGATGAACCCTttcatctacagcctgaggaacaagGACATGCATGGGGCACTGGGAAGACTCCTCTTAGGGAAAGCCTTCCAGAGGTTGAtaggaaggaaactgaggcactga
- the LOC133231578 gene encoding olfactory receptor 1D2, which translates to MDGSNHSRVSEFLLLGLSESPEQQRVLFWMFLFMYLATVVGNVLIILAIGSDSRLHTPMYFFLANLSFTDLFFVTNTIPKMLVNLQSQNKAISYAGCLTQLYFLVSLVALDNLILATMAYDRYVAICRPLHYTTAMSPRLCISLLTLCWALSVLYGLIHTLLMTSVTFCGSRKIHYIFCEMYVLLRLACSNTQINHTVLIATGSFIFLTPLGFMVMSYVWIVRAIFQIPSASSKYKAFSTCASHLAVVSLFYGTLCMVYLKPLDTYSMQDSVATVMYAVVTPMMNPFIYSLRNKDIHGALGRFFLGKSFRG; encoded by the coding sequence ATGGATGGAAGCAACCATAGTAGAGTCTCTGAGTTCCTGCTCCTTGGGCTGTCGGAGAGTCCTGAGCAGCAGCGGGTCCTGTTTTGGATGTTCCTGTTCATGTACCTGGCCACAGTGGTGGGAAATGTGCTCATCATTCTGGCCATTGGCTCTGACTCCCGCCTGCAcactcccatgtacttcttcctggcCAACCTCTCCTTCACTGACCTCTTCTTCGTCACCAACACAATCCCCAAGATGCTGGTGAACCTTCAGTCCCAGAACAAAGCCATCTCATATGCAGGGTGTCTGACCCAGCTCTACTTCCTGGTCTCCTTGGTGGCTCTGGACAACCTCATCCTGGCCACAATGGcatatgaccgctatgtggccatctgccgCCCGCTCCACTACACCACAGCCATGAGCCCTAGGCTCTGTATTTCACTCCTTACCCTGTGCTGGGCACTCTCTGTCCTCTACGGCCTCATTCACACCCTCCTCATGACCAGCGTGACCTTCTGTGGGTCCCGGAAGATTCACTATATCTTTTGTGAGATGTATGTCTTATTGAGACTCGCATGTTCCAACACCCAGATCAATCACACAGTGCTGATTGCCACAGGATCCTTTATCTTCCTCACCCCCTTGGGGTTCATGGTCATGTCCTATGTCTGGATTGTCAGAGCCATCTTCCAAATACCCTCAGCCTCTAGCAAGtacaaagccttctccacctgtgcctcccaTTTGGCTGTGGTTTCCCTCTTCTATGGGACCCTTTGTATGGTATATCTGAAGCCTCTCGACACCTACTCCATGCAGGACTCAGTAGCCACAGTGATGTACGCTGTGGTGACCCCCATGATGAACCCTttcatctacagcctgaggaacaagGACATACACGGAGCTCTGGGAAGATTTTTCTTAGGAAAGTCTTTCAGAGGTTGA
- the LOC133233004 gene encoding olfactory receptor 1G1-like gives MIQPHPRISTLEYLIIFRAHNPGLTNLIQLTLFSAYRQMEWENLTSVSEFFLLGLSQQPEQQWPLFGLFLSMYLVTVTGNLLIILAITAHAQLHTPMFFFLANLSLTDTCFVSTTVPKTLANIWAQNQVISYTGCLSQLYFFLMFGMLEASLLAVMAYDRYLAICYPLHYIMVMSHGLCVFLVSASWVTNALHSLLHTLLMSSLSFCADQEIAHFFCDINPLLSLSCTDPFINELVIFTVGGLMGLVCVLCLVISYAYIFSTILKIPSAQGKRKAFSTCSSHLSVVSLYFGSSFCVYFSPLSSHSAQKGAVASVMYTVVTPMLNPFIYSLRNRDIKSSLKKLMWARKIQSF, from the coding sequence ATGATTCAACCCCACCCTAGAATATCAACGCTGGAATATCTCATAATTTTCAGAGCTCACAATCCAGGGCTTACCAATCTCATTCAATTAACTCTATTTTCTGCTTACAGACAAATGGAATGGGAAAACCTGACCAGTGTCTCAGAATTTTTCCTTCTGGGACTCTCCCAACAGCCAGAGCAGCAGTGGCCCCTCTTTGGTCTGTTCCTGTCCATGTACCTGGTCACAGTGACGGGGAACCTCCTCATCATTCTGGCCATCACTGCCCATGCTCAACTCCACACTCCTATGTTCTTCTTCCTGGCCAACCTCTCCCTCACTGATACCTGCTTTGTTTCTACCACAGTCCCCAAGACGCTGGCAAATATATGGGCCCAGAATCAGGTCATCTCCTACACAGGGTGTCTATcacaactgtatttttttttgatgtttgggATGCTGGAGGCATCCCTCTTGGCtgtcatggcctatgaccgctaccTGGccatatgctacccactccattacATCATGGTCATGAGCCATGGCCTCTGTGTCTTCCTAGTGTCTGCATCCTGGGTCACGAACGCCCTCCACTCCCTCCTACACACACTCTTGATGAGCAGCCTGTCCTTCTGTGCAGACCAAGAGATTGCACACTTCTTCTGTGACATCAACCCCCTTCTGAGTCTGTCCTGCACAGACCCCTTCATCAATGAACTGGTGATCTTCACTGTAGGGGGTCTTATGGGTCTGGTTTGTGTACTTTGCCTGGTTATCTCTTATGCGTACATTTTCTCGACAATCCTGAAGATCCCCTCAGCTCAGGGGAAGCGGAAAGCCTTTTCCACCTGCAGCTCTCACCTCTCTGTGGTCTCTCTATACTTTGGGAGTTCCTTTTGTGTTTACTTCAGCCCCCTCTCCAGCCACTCGGCACAGAAGGGTGCAGTTGCATCAGTGATGTACACGGTGGTAACCCCGATGCTAAATCCCTTTATCTATAGTTTGAGGAACAGAGACATCAAGTCTTCCCTGAAAAAGCTAATGTGGGCTAGGAAAATTCAGTCCTTTTAG